One part of the Prochlorococcus marinus str. MIT 9313 genome encodes these proteins:
- a CDS encoding NAD-dependent epimerase has translation MSRCVVVTGAAGFIGAALVQRLLAQGDRVIGIDNLNDYYDPSLKRARLAQVEAASLKASWTFYPIALEDGAAIEELFKAEKPEVVVNLAAQAGVRYSLENPAAYIQANLVGFGHILEGCRHHGVQHLVYASSSSVYGGNRNLPFHEQQPVNHPVSLYAATKKANELMAHTYSHLYGLPATGLRFFTVYGPWGRPDMAPMLFAKAILAGEPIKVFNYGKMQRDFTYIDDIVEGLLRCCDKPATANLGFDPRNPDPATAAVPHRLFNIGNSQPIELMHFIEFLENSLGREAVKDFQPMQPGDVMATAADTSALEAWVDFRPSTPIAEGVECFSQWYRSFYEV, from the coding sequence ATGAGTCGATGCGTTGTTGTTACCGGTGCTGCAGGATTCATTGGTGCTGCCCTCGTTCAGAGGCTGTTAGCCCAGGGTGACCGTGTCATTGGCATTGACAACCTGAATGACTACTACGATCCGTCTTTGAAGCGGGCACGACTTGCTCAGGTTGAAGCGGCTTCCCTTAAAGCGTCTTGGACTTTTTATCCAATAGCCTTGGAAGATGGTGCAGCTATAGAGGAACTGTTTAAGGCTGAGAAGCCTGAGGTGGTCGTTAATTTGGCGGCTCAGGCAGGGGTTCGCTACTCATTGGAGAATCCGGCGGCCTACATTCAGGCCAATTTGGTGGGCTTCGGTCATATCCTTGAGGGATGTCGGCATCATGGAGTGCAGCACTTGGTGTATGCCTCCAGTAGCTCGGTATATGGTGGCAATCGCAACTTGCCTTTTCACGAGCAACAGCCTGTGAATCACCCGGTGAGTCTCTATGCAGCCACCAAGAAGGCCAACGAATTGATGGCTCACACCTATAGCCATTTGTATGGCTTGCCTGCTACAGGATTGCGCTTTTTTACTGTGTACGGACCTTGGGGCCGCCCGGACATGGCTCCGATGCTCTTCGCCAAGGCGATTCTTGCCGGCGAGCCCATCAAGGTGTTCAATTACGGCAAGATGCAGCGTGATTTCACTTATATCGACGATATCGTTGAAGGGCTACTTCGGTGTTGCGACAAGCCTGCTACCGCAAATTTAGGCTTCGATCCGCGGAACCCTGATCCAGCCACCGCTGCTGTGCCCCACCGTCTTTTCAATATTGGTAATAGCCAGCCCATTGAGTTGATGCATTTTATTGAGTTCTTGGAGAACTCTCTCGGGAGGGAAGCGGTGAAGGACTTCCAGCCGATGCAACCTGGTGATGTGATGGCCACCGCTGCTGATACATCTGCTCTTGAGGCCTGGGTGGATTTTCGGCCGTCGACCCCAATCGCAGAGGGGGTGGAGTGCTTTTCTCAGTGGTATCGAAGCTTTTATGAGGTTTGA
- a CDS encoding nucleotide sugar dehydrogenase gives MAAFPIRNICCIGAGYVGGPTMAVIADRCPQIQVTVVDLNEARIEAWNDLDLSKLPVYEPGLDAVVERARGRNLTFSTHVDAAIAAADMVFISVNTPTKTKGLGAGQASDLRWVEACARQVAQSAQGHTIVVEKSTLPVRTAEVVRSILEAAQRQAVDGELPISFSVLSNPEFLAEGTAIRDLESPDRVLIGGENPVAIQSLAEIYGHWVPVEKILLTNLWSSELSKLTANAFLAQRISSINSVAALCERTGADVREVARAIGSDTRIGSKFLQAGPGFGGSCFQKDILNLVYLCRHFGLPDVADYWENVVALNTWQQHRISRLVVQKLFGTVTGKRLALLGFAFKADTNDTREAPAIRIAHDLLEEGAQLAIYDPKVDPQQIAFDLQLSASSPPDVQAGPTRAALSGEGTWWSGTSVADTVAGADAALILTEWHEFRQLDWVTLAPLMRQPAWVFDARAVVDPEVVKSSGLMLWRVGDGAV, from the coding sequence ATGGCTGCCTTTCCGATCCGCAACATCTGTTGCATTGGTGCGGGTTATGTAGGCGGTCCGACTATGGCGGTGATTGCCGATCGCTGTCCACAGATACAGGTGACCGTGGTGGACCTCAATGAGGCCCGCATTGAAGCTTGGAATGACCTTGATCTCAGCAAACTGCCTGTGTATGAGCCTGGGTTGGATGCGGTGGTCGAGCGGGCTCGCGGGCGCAATCTCACTTTCTCTACGCATGTGGACGCTGCGATTGCTGCTGCTGACATGGTGTTCATTTCGGTGAATACACCAACCAAAACAAAAGGGCTGGGGGCGGGTCAGGCCAGTGATCTGCGTTGGGTGGAAGCTTGCGCTCGTCAGGTTGCTCAATCTGCGCAGGGTCACACGATTGTGGTTGAGAAGAGCACGCTGCCAGTGCGAACCGCTGAAGTTGTGCGTTCGATTCTTGAGGCAGCTCAGCGGCAGGCGGTTGATGGAGAGCTACCGATCAGTTTTTCTGTGTTGTCCAACCCGGAGTTCCTTGCCGAGGGCACGGCGATTCGTGATTTGGAGTCGCCGGACCGTGTGTTGATCGGTGGTGAAAACCCCGTTGCCATTCAGTCTTTGGCAGAGATTTATGGCCATTGGGTGCCAGTTGAGAAAATTCTGCTTACAAATCTTTGGAGCAGTGAGCTCTCCAAGCTCACCGCCAATGCGTTTCTTGCTCAGCGCATCAGTTCCATTAACTCAGTGGCGGCTCTTTGCGAACGCACTGGTGCGGATGTGCGTGAGGTGGCGCGCGCTATTGGAAGCGATACTCGCATTGGCTCCAAGTTCCTTCAAGCTGGGCCTGGGTTTGGTGGGAGTTGTTTTCAGAAAGACATCCTCAATCTGGTTTATCTTTGTCGTCATTTTGGTTTGCCGGATGTGGCGGACTATTGGGAAAATGTGGTAGCTCTCAATACTTGGCAGCAGCACCGCATTTCTCGTTTGGTGGTTCAAAAGCTTTTTGGAACGGTTACAGGTAAGCGGCTGGCACTGCTCGGCTTTGCTTTTAAGGCAGACACCAACGACACTCGAGAAGCGCCGGCGATTCGTATTGCACATGATCTGCTGGAGGAGGGTGCTCAGCTGGCTATTTATGATCCGAAGGTGGATCCGCAACAGATTGCGTTTGATTTGCAGCTGTCGGCTAGTTCCCCGCCAGATGTCCAGGCAGGCCCTACCCGTGCCGCCCTTAGCGGTGAAGGAACCTGGTGGTCCGGCACTAGCGTTGCCGATACAGTCGCTGGTGCTGATGCTGCGCTGATCCTGACTGAGTGGCATGAGTTTAGACAGCTTGATTGGGTCACCTTGGCCCCTTTGATGCGTCAACCTGCCTGGGTGTTTGATGCTCGCGCTGTTGTCGATCCAGAAGTTGTGAAATCGTCAGGTTTGATGCTTTGGCGAGTTGGAGATGGTGCTGTATGA